Genomic segment of Prochlorococcus marinus CUG1417:
ATGGTATCTATAACAATGGAAACAACAGGTACTATGCTTGTTGGATCTGATATCGCATCTGCATTAACAATACTAGAGCCATTTAATATAGATGTCCTTGGACTTAATTGTGCTACTGGTCCAGAACAAATGAAGGAACATATAAAATATTTGTCTGAAAATTCACCCTTCGCTATCAGTTGTATTCCCAATGCAGGACTTCCTGAAAATGTTGGTGGTGTGGCTCACTACAGATTAAAGCCAATAGAATTAAAAATGCAGCTAATGAATTTTATCTACGACTTTAATGTTCAATTAATAGGTGGATGTTGTGGGACGACACCTGATCATATTAAATATCTTTCTTCAATAATTGACGAAATTATTGATAACGAAAGGAATAGCAAAAATGGTAAGAACAAATCAAGTGGATATATTCCTTCTGCATCATCAATATATAATTCTGTGCCGTACAAACAAGATAATTCAATTTTGATTGTAGGAGAAAGATTAAATGCAAGTGGATCTAAAAAGGTAAGGGAGTTATTAAATAACGATGACTGGGATGGACTAGTTTCAATTGCCAAGCAACAACAAAAAGAAAATGCACACGTACTTGATGTGAATGTTGATTATGTGGGGAGAGACGGAGTGAAAGATATGAAAGAAATAACTTCAAGACTAGTTACCAATATAAATTTGCCTTTAATGATTGACTCTACAGATGCTGACAAAATGGAAAGTGGATTAAAGTCAGCTGGTGGTAAATGTATTTTAAATTCAACAAATTACGAAGACGGTGATGAAAGATTTGATCAAGTTCTAAATTTAGCATTGGGGTACGGTTCAGGACTTGTTGTAGGAACTATTGATGAAGATGGAATGGCAAGGAATGCAGATAAAAAATATAACATTGTTAAACGAGCGATTAATAGAACAAGAGAATGTGGTTTGTCAGATTATGAGCTCTTTTTTGATCCATTAGCTTTGCCAATATCTACTGGGATAGAAGAAGATAGATTAAACGCTAAAGAAACAATTACTGCTATATCAAATATTCGTGATAATTTCCCAGATATTCATATCATACTGGGGATATCAAACATTAGTTTTGGTCTTTCACCATTATCTAGAATTAATTTAAATTCAATATTTTTAGATGAATGCATTAAAGCGGGATTGGATTCTGCTATTATCGCACCAAATAAAATTTTGCCTTTATCAAAAATTTCTCAAGAGACTAAAAAGCTTTGCTTAGATTTGATATATGACAAAAGAGAATTTGAAGATGATATTTGTATATATGATCCATTAGTAGAATTAACAAAGGCATTTCAAGATTTATCTATTCAGGATTTCAAAAAAGCATCTTCAGAAAATAAAAACTTAACACTGGAAGAAAGTCTAAAAAATCATATTATTGATGGAGAAAAAATAGGTTTAGAGGATCAATTAAATAAAGCTTTAAAAAAATATAAACCTCTTGAAATAATTAATACCTTTTTACTAGATGGGATGAAAGTTGTAGGAGATTTATTTGGCTCAGGTCAAATGCAATTGCCATTTGTACTACAATCCGCTGAAACAATGAAATTTGCGGTTTCAATTTTAGAACCCTATATGGAAACTGTAGATCAAAAAATATCTAATGGAAAACTCTTAATAGCAACTGTCAAAGGCGATGTTCATGATATTGGAAAAAATTTGGTTGACATAATACTTACAAATAATGGTTATGACGTTATAAATCTTGGAATAAAGCAAGATGTTTCAGCAATTATAGATGCACAAAAGAAGCATAATGCCGACTGCATAGCTATGAGCGGATTACTCGTTAAATCAACTGCATTTATGAAAGATAATTTAGAGGCTTTTAATAATGAAGATATTGATGTACCAGTAATATTAGGAGGCGCAGCCTTAACCCCAAAATTTGTTAATGAGGACTGCAGCAAAATATATAAAGGGAAAATATTGTACGGAAAAGATGCGTTCACTGATCTTAAATTCATGAATGAATATATGGATAATAAGAAAAAGGGTAATTGGTCAAATACAGAGGGTTTCATTAACAATGAAGGTATAAATATTAATTTAGCCTCATCAAAATCCAACTCTCAAGCTGTTAAAGAATCAATATCAGTAAATACCGAGACTTCCAAATTAAATTTAAAAGAAAATTTTATAAGATCTAAATATATAAATGAAGAAGAACCAATTCAAGCTCCTTTCTTGGGAACGAAAGTCTTGAACGAAATCGATATAGATTTAAATAAATTAATTTTTTATTTAGATACAAAAGCTCTATTTAGCGGTCAATGGCAAATAAAAAAAGGAAAAAACCAAAGCGTAGATGAATACAATAACTACCTGGATTCATATGCTAAACCATTGTTAGATAAATGGTTAGAGGCAATTATAGAAAAAAAACTTATTTCACCCAAAGCAGTTTATGGATATTTCAAATGCGGAAGAAAAGATAATAGTATTTTATTATTTGATAATAAATCATTAAATAAAATTTCACAATTTAATTTTCCAAGACAAAAATCTGGGAATAATCTATGCATAGCTGATTTTTATTGTGATTTGAAAAATGATAAACCGATAGATATATTTCCTATGCAGGCAGTAACCATGGGCGATATTGCTAGTGAATATTCTCAAAAATTATTTAAAGAAGATAAATATAGCGATTATTTGTTATTCCATGGGCTTACAGTCCAATTAGCAGAAGCTCTAGCTGAGTATGTCCATGCATTAATTCGTATTGAATGTGGTTTTAGGTCTGAAGAACCAGACAAAAATAGAGAAATACTAGCTCAAAAATATAGAGGAGCTAGATATTCTTTTGGTTATCCTGCATGTCCAAAAGTATCTGATTCAAACATACAATTATCATTGTTGGATGCAAAAAGGATAAACTTGACCATGGATGAATCTGAACAACTCCATCCAGAACAAAGTACTACAGCTATCATTTCACTACACTCAAAAGCTAAATATTTCAGCGCTTAAGCTAAATTTTTAGTTGTTTTCTAAATATTCAATAATTTCTTCCTGAAGTTCTTCCATCGTTTCATTATCACCCAGATCAAGACCCTCACCCGCGGCATCCTGTGTTAACTCAAGATAATATGAAGCACCATCGCTAGATAAAAATTCTAATGCGGAAGTTTCATCACTATCTTTAAAAGCTTCATAAAGAGCTTTAAATGCAATGTTTTCAGTAAAGTCCCAATCCATAATGAAAAAAACCTTATTAGAATTATTACCTCCTTACCCCCCATACTCGTCAACCTTTTTTAAAGAAATGTTGGTGTTTTATTATTATTAAAAAATCTATGACCAAAAATAATCAAAATCAGTTAAATGTCCTTGGAGAAAAAATTGAGATTTGTAGTTGCGCACCAATGACAGGGTGGTTCAGGGATGGATTTTGCAACTATGACAAAAATGATGGAGGAAATCATTCCATATGTTGTGTAATGGATGATAATTTCTTGAAATATAGTAAATCACAAGGTAATGATTTAATAACTCCAATGCCTATTTATTCCTTCCCAGGACTAAAGGATGGTGATCATTGGTGTATTTGTCTTGATAGGTGGAAGCAAGCATTATTAGACGGTCTTGCACCAAAAGTCATATTAGAATCAACGAATATCGTAGTCTTAGAATCAGTACCTCTGGAAAAATTGAAAGAATATCAATTTAATAAAAAGTAATTACAAGTTTATTTTTTTTTTTAAAATGATAATGATAAATTTATTTAAATGAGTTTAGAAATATATTGGAAAAAAGCACTAGAACAAACCCAATTATCAATTGATGATGAATCATTATTTCCTCTCAAAACTGATATTATTACAAGGGATTTATATGAAAAAGACGACTT
This window contains:
- a CDS encoding DUF2237 family protein, with the translated sequence MTKNNQNQLNVLGEKIEICSCAPMTGWFRDGFCNYDKNDGGNHSICCVMDDNFLKYSKSQGNDLITPMPIYSFPGLKDGDHWCICLDRWKQALLDGLAPKVILESTNIVVLESVPLEKLKEYQFNKK
- the metH gene encoding methionine synthase, with the protein product MESFRTYLNRDEKPLIIFDGGTGTSFQNLNLTSDDFGGKELEGCNENLVLSSPKVVERVHDSFLEAGCHVIETNTFGASSIVLDEYDIADKAYDINKNAALIAKNAASKYTSVDKPRFVAGSIGPTTKLPTLGHIDFDELKQSYKEQIYGLIDGGVDLLLIETCQDVLQIKSALSASKEVLDSKNIDLPIMVSITMETTGTMLVGSDIASALTILEPFNIDVLGLNCATGPEQMKEHIKYLSENSPFAISCIPNAGLPENVGGVAHYRLKPIELKMQLMNFIYDFNVQLIGGCCGTTPDHIKYLSSIIDEIIDNERNSKNGKNKSSGYIPSASSIYNSVPYKQDNSILIVGERLNASGSKKVRELLNNDDWDGLVSIAKQQQKENAHVLDVNVDYVGRDGVKDMKEITSRLVTNINLPLMIDSTDADKMESGLKSAGGKCILNSTNYEDGDERFDQVLNLALGYGSGLVVGTIDEDGMARNADKKYNIVKRAINRTRECGLSDYELFFDPLALPISTGIEEDRLNAKETITAISNIRDNFPDIHIILGISNISFGLSPLSRINLNSIFLDECIKAGLDSAIIAPNKILPLSKISQETKKLCLDLIYDKREFEDDICIYDPLVELTKAFQDLSIQDFKKASSENKNLTLEESLKNHIIDGEKIGLEDQLNKALKKYKPLEIINTFLLDGMKVVGDLFGSGQMQLPFVLQSAETMKFAVSILEPYMETVDQKISNGKLLIATVKGDVHDIGKNLVDIILTNNGYDVINLGIKQDVSAIIDAQKKHNADCIAMSGLLVKSTAFMKDNLEAFNNEDIDVPVILGGAALTPKFVNEDCSKIYKGKILYGKDAFTDLKFMNEYMDNKKKGNWSNTEGFINNEGININLASSKSNSQAVKESISVNTETSKLNLKENFIRSKYINEEEPIQAPFLGTKVLNEIDIDLNKLIFYLDTKALFSGQWQIKKGKNQSVDEYNNYLDSYAKPLLDKWLEAIIEKKLISPKAVYGYFKCGRKDNSILLFDNKSLNKISQFNFPRQKSGNNLCIADFYCDLKNDKPIDIFPMQAVTMGDIASEYSQKLFKEDKYSDYLLFHGLTVQLAEALAEYVHALIRIECGFRSEEPDKNREILAQKYRGARYSFGYPACPKVSDSNIQLSLLDAKRINLTMDESEQLHPEQSTTAIISLHSKAKYFSA